In Synechocystis sp. PCC 6714, the following are encoded in one genomic region:
- a CDS encoding DUF6679 family protein produces MLHRKIYQLCTDGHEVSLYLRDQQRWVENAKILTLEGDLVTFRYETEEEDEVCAWEEMVRLESIGSVNRKLASVSRLGHELLISEDCPEAEQLLARSPKFHQEEEEEDCD; encoded by the coding sequence ATGCTACACCGGAAAATCTATCAACTTTGTACCGATGGCCACGAGGTCAGTCTTTACCTAAGGGACCAACAAAGGTGGGTGGAAAATGCCAAAATTCTGACATTGGAGGGGGATTTAGTGACTTTCCGCTACGAGACGGAAGAGGAAGATGAGGTCTGTGCCTGGGAAGAAATGGTGCGCCTGGAAAGTATCGGCTCCGTTAACCGCAAGTTGGCTTCCGTTTCCCGCCTTGGTCATGAACTATTAATTTCCGAAGATTGTCCAGAAGCGGAACAGTTGCTGGCCCGATCGCCAAAGTTTCATCAGGAAGAGGAAGAGGAAGACTGCGACTAG
- the trmB gene encoding tRNA (guanosine(46)-N7)-methyltransferase TrmB, producing MARVRIRQHVNPLSEKYRQVLACPDWVTVYDNVYRPLHLDIGCARGRFPLKMAQQYPDWNFLGVEIRQPLVLEANETGDRLGFKNLHYLFGNINVEPEKFFCALPPTLQRVSIQFPDPWFKQRHNKRRVAQPELVMAIANALPPGGEVLLQSDVEPVAQDLKDRFAENGSFVFTHATPWLEENPLGVPTEREIACFNLQRPVYRCLLQRIP from the coding sequence TTGGCTAGAGTCCGCATCCGCCAACACGTTAATCCCCTCAGTGAAAAATATCGGCAGGTGCTGGCCTGTCCCGATTGGGTCACCGTTTACGACAATGTTTACCGACCATTACATTTAGACATTGGCTGTGCCCGGGGTCGCTTTCCCCTCAAAATGGCCCAGCAATACCCCGATTGGAATTTTTTGGGGGTGGAAATCCGTCAACCCCTGGTGTTGGAAGCCAACGAAACCGGCGATCGCCTGGGGTTTAAAAATCTCCATTATCTCTTTGGCAACATCAACGTGGAGCCAGAAAAATTCTTCTGCGCTTTGCCCCCCACCCTGCAACGGGTCAGCATCCAATTTCCCGACCCCTGGTTTAAGCAACGGCACAATAAACGCCGGGTGGCGCAACCGGAACTGGTCATGGCGATCGCCAACGCTTTGCCTCCGGGAGGGGAAGTTTTGCTCCAATCCGATGTGGAACCCGTAGCCCAAGATCTGAAAGATCGTTTTGCTGAAAATGGCAGTTTTGTGTTCACCCATGCAACCCCCTGGCTGGAGGAAAATCCCCTGGGGGTGCCCACGGAAAGGGAAATTGCCTGTTTTAACTTGCAACGTCCGGTATACCGCTGTTTATTGCAACGAATTCCTTAG
- a CDS encoding Uma2 family endonuclease, with translation MTIPTVVKTVQTSAPQTFDQFLKQCPEEGRFEWVNGEIIAMVNTREHIDIAAFLTKMLDREVDRLDLNYVVRQEVYIRTPVTKKKTTTYGRIPDISVIDRDQWRSNRGTLGALTEPIQLAVEVVSSNWETDYFDKLDEYQRLGIKEYWIVDYLAIGSRDILGEPKQPTVSIYTLNAEGVYDCQAFQGQETLISPTFSELALTPEQIFNP, from the coding sequence ATGACTATCCCCACCGTTGTCAAAACCGTTCAAACCTCTGCTCCCCAAACCTTTGACCAATTTTTGAAGCAGTGCCCCGAGGAAGGCCGCTTTGAATGGGTCAATGGAGAGATTATTGCAATGGTAAACACCCGCGAACACATCGACATTGCTGCCTTTCTCACCAAAATGCTTGATCGGGAAGTGGATCGGCTGGATCTCAATTACGTTGTCCGTCAAGAGGTTTATATTCGCACTCCGGTGACAAAGAAGAAAACCACAACCTACGGCCGCATACCCGATATTAGTGTAATTGATCGGGACCAATGGCGATCAAATCGTGGCACTTTGGGTGCTTTAACCGAGCCGATTCAGTTGGCAGTGGAAGTGGTTTCCAGTAATTGGGAAACGGATTATTTCGATAAATTGGACGAATATCAACGCCTTGGGATCAAAGAATACTGGATTGTTGACTATCTGGCGATCGGCAGTCGGGATATTTTGGGGGAACCCAAGCAACCCACCGTTTCCATTTATACCCTCAATGCCGAAGGGGTTTACGATTGCCAAGCTTTTCAGGGGCAAGAAACTCTAATATCCCCTACGTTTTCGGAACTGGCGCTAACCCCGGAGCAGATTTTCAACCCTTGA
- a CDS encoding cytochrome ubiquinol oxidase subunit I, translating to MQDFLSNTVALSRLQFAVTAIFHMLWPVLTTGMGIYLVIIEGLWLKTRNLDYYHHARFWARLYVLNFGIGVATGLPMAFQFGLNWAPFSESVGDFFGTVLGFESTMAFMLEASFLGIMLFGWDRVPPLIHYLATILVAIGANLSTFWILSANSWLQTPAGGIFVDGKFVVQDYFAAIANPFMVNSFLHMFFATLETSMFVIGGISAWCILTGRQPQFFARSLQVILVVVMAVAPLQIFIGHLSAEQVSVHQPAKLAAMEALWETVPAQTPAAWSVVALPNDQAEKNDWELSIPGALSYILELKPQLDKPIQGLKQWAPVDRPRMVGLIYYSFRIMVAIGLFFAALMAITVVQWIRGKLSPETISQQKWLLRAWVFAAPLGYLAVETGWIVRCVGRQPWIVYGEMRTAESASNLPPGEILFSLTGLSAMYIVFLIATLYFGSRIIRNGPDLNLPAPRGSEASLWGNVTKHATDRRPADIAEVVEIKE from the coding sequence ATGCAAGATTTTTTGAGTAATACGGTGGCATTGTCGCGGCTACAATTTGCCGTTACTGCCATTTTTCATATGCTCTGGCCGGTATTAACCACCGGTATGGGTATTTATTTAGTAATTATCGAAGGATTATGGCTCAAAACTCGTAATTTAGACTATTATCACCATGCTCGATTTTGGGCTCGGCTCTACGTTTTGAATTTTGGTATTGGGGTAGCCACCGGTTTACCCATGGCATTTCAATTTGGTCTCAACTGGGCCCCTTTTTCGGAATCCGTAGGGGATTTTTTCGGCACAGTGCTTGGGTTTGAGAGCACCATGGCCTTTATGCTCGAAGCTAGCTTTTTGGGCATTATGCTATTTGGTTGGGACCGAGTTCCCCCATTAATTCATTACCTTGCCACTATTTTGGTGGCCATTGGAGCCAATCTTTCCACCTTTTGGATTCTCTCAGCCAATTCCTGGTTACAAACCCCCGCCGGAGGCATTTTTGTTGACGGAAAATTTGTGGTGCAGGACTATTTTGCGGCGATCGCTAATCCGTTTATGGTCAACAGTTTCTTGCATATGTTTTTTGCCACCCTAGAAACCTCTATGTTTGTTATTGGGGGTATCAGTGCTTGGTGTATTCTCACCGGTCGTCAACCGCAATTTTTTGCCCGCTCTTTGCAGGTAATTTTAGTGGTGGTGATGGCGGTGGCCCCTCTGCAAATTTTCATTGGTCACCTAAGCGCAGAGCAGGTATCTGTCCACCAACCGGCTAAATTAGCGGCCATGGAAGCTCTGTGGGAAACGGTACCAGCCCAAACCCCAGCGGCTTGGAGTGTGGTAGCTCTACCCAATGATCAGGCCGAAAAAAATGATTGGGAACTGAGCATTCCCGGAGCATTGAGCTATATTTTGGAACTCAAACCCCAACTGGATAAACCCATTCAGGGCCTGAAGCAATGGGCCCCGGTTGATCGCCCCCGCATGGTGGGTTTAATTTACTATTCTTTCCGGATTATGGTGGCCATTGGACTATTCTTTGCGGCCTTGATGGCTATAACAGTAGTGCAATGGATACGGGGTAAACTGAGCCCAGAAACCATCAGCCAACAAAAATGGTTATTGCGGGCCTGGGTCTTCGCCGCCCCGTTGGGTTATTTAGCGGTGGAAACAGGTTGGATTGTCCGTTGCGTAGGCCGGCAACCCTGGATCGTTTATGGAGAAATGCGTACAGCGGAATCCGCTTCCAATTTGCCCCCCGGTGAAATTCTCTTTTCCTTAACGGGGCTGAGCGCAATGTACATTGTCTTTTTAATTGCCACTCTTTACTTTGGCAGTCGCATTATCCGCAACGGCCCCGACCTGAATTTGCCTGCTCCCCGGGGTTCGGAAGCTTCCCTTTGGGGCAATGTTACCAAGCACGCCACTGACCGCCGCCCCGCTGACATTGCTGAAGTTGTCGAAATTAAGGAGTAG
- a CDS encoding class I SAM-dependent methyltransferase, with protein MLERILEPEVMDTEAEALDYDAMDFRAVNLAFAERACQLGPTRGTVLDAGTGTARIPILLAQLRPGWQITAIDFARSMLAIARENVIDAGCEAQICLEFVDAKRLPYANGSFDGVIANSLCHHLPRPLDFLREVKRVLKPHGFLLIRDLIRPESQARLAELVTAIGSDYNDRQRKLFADSLHASLTIAEVQDYLEQLGWGGDNGSNFAPRLYQSSDRHWTVEKAFQN; from the coding sequence ATGTTGGAAAGAATCCTTGAGCCAGAGGTGATGGATACCGAAGCAGAGGCGCTGGACTACGATGCCATGGATTTTCGAGCAGTTAATCTCGCTTTTGCCGAGAGGGCTTGCCAATTGGGCCCAACCCGGGGCACGGTGTTAGACGCTGGTACTGGTACGGCCCGCATTCCCATTTTACTCGCCCAGCTACGTCCTGGATGGCAAATTACAGCCATTGATTTTGCCCGTTCCATGTTGGCGATCGCCAGGGAAAACGTCATTGATGCGGGGTGTGAAGCACAGATTTGCCTGGAATTTGTCGATGCCAAGCGGTTGCCCTATGCCAATGGTTCCTTTGACGGAGTGATTGCCAATAGCCTTTGTCACCATCTGCCCCGGCCGTTAGATTTTTTGCGGGAGGTGAAACGGGTACTGAAACCCCACGGTTTTCTATTAATTAGGGATTTAATTCGCCCGGAGTCCCAAGCAAGATTGGCCGAATTGGTAACGGCGATCGGTTCTGATTACAATGACCGGCAAAGGAAACTTTTTGCTGACTCTCTCCATGCTTCCCTCACCATAGCCGAAGTGCAAGACTATCTCGAGCAGTTGGGCTGGGGCGGAGATAATGGATCAAACTTTGCTCCCCGACTTTACCAATCTTCCGATCGCCATTGGACAGTGGAGAAGGCATTCCAAAATTAG
- the lepB gene encoding signal peptidase I: protein MTENIVRETTKKKESPPENTWLELGKTMVTAVILAIGIRTFVAEARYIPSSSMEPTLQINDRLIIEKISYRLRDPERGEIVVFNPTDALKEKNFHDAFIKRIIGLPGDEVRVSQGNVYVNGEMLDEDYIAAPPSYEYGPVKVPEDQYLVLGDNRNNSYDSHYWGFVPREKLLGRAFVRFWPVPRVGLLTDDPGQEPLEISPQASESPAVAPQAVPQGR from the coding sequence ATGACCGAAAATATTGTCCGCGAAACCACCAAAAAGAAGGAAAGCCCTCCGGAAAACACTTGGCTAGAATTGGGCAAAACCATGGTCACCGCGGTTATTCTGGCGATCGGTATTCGGACTTTTGTGGCCGAAGCTCGTTACATTCCCTCCTCCTCCATGGAGCCCACCCTCCAAATTAACGATCGCCTGATCATTGAAAAGATCAGTTACCGATTGCGGGACCCCGAGCGGGGGGAAATTGTAGTGTTTAACCCCACCGACGCCCTCAAGGAAAAAAATTTCCACGATGCCTTCATCAAGCGCATCATCGGCTTACCGGGGGACGAGGTTAGGGTTTCCCAGGGTAACGTTTACGTCAACGGAGAAATGCTGGACGAAGACTATATTGCCGCCCCCCCCAGCTACGAGTACGGCCCGGTGAAAGTGCCTGAAGATCAATATTTAGTGCTAGGGGATAACCGCAACAACAGCTACGATTCCCATTACTGGGGTTTTGTCCCTCGGGAAAAATTACTCGGCCGTGCCTTTGTCCGTTTTTGGCCCGTACCCCGTGTGGGTCTGCTCACGGATGATCCAGGACAGGAGCCATTGGAGATTAGCCCCCAAGCATCGGAGAGTCCGGCTGTTGCTCCCCAGGCCGTGCCCCAGGGCCGTTAG
- a CDS encoding reverse transcriptase-like protein yields the protein MANSPSPSITGKCVPILFYAGDSLGKKDRGAAVAILLLPTGKRTSVKQLLASVSSTEAAYKALLIGLQKAWQLGIREIEVKGHDERVFNQVNGLEEIGQTTVRQLHREVLTVMSGFERVMVEWIPLTQNRPAYHMVQKCLAMATDFPRVNGLAKPKPLPPKDGAFIDTQHDPGYIEFSPPSPPPLQPGAVAVEEVFSPTDPGFSNSPLPRPPAPSPVDPFATDHGDRQPEEPSQVKDTLPAMDPVQQIVSMIMHLSPGAKTRLMRDLAQLPELSNQFLTAIADRLKTSGN from the coding sequence ATGGCTAATTCCCCTTCCCCCAGCATTACAGGTAAATGTGTGCCAATTTTGTTTTATGCCGGAGATTCCCTAGGAAAAAAAGACCGGGGAGCGGCAGTGGCCATTCTGTTATTGCCCACAGGCAAAAGAACCAGCGTCAAACAATTACTTGCCTCCGTTAGCAGTACGGAAGCCGCCTACAAAGCTTTGCTCATCGGTTTGCAAAAGGCCTGGCAATTGGGAATCCGGGAAATTGAGGTCAAGGGCCACGACGAAAGGGTATTTAACCAGGTCAATGGCCTAGAAGAAATTGGGCAGACCACTGTGCGTCAACTGCACCGAGAAGTTTTGACAGTGATGAGTGGATTTGAGCGGGTGATGGTGGAATGGATTCCCCTTACTCAAAATCGTCCGGCCTATCATATGGTACAAAAGTGTTTGGCCATGGCAACGGATTTCCCCAGGGTAAATGGACTAGCCAAACCAAAACCTCTGCCCCCCAAAGATGGAGCGTTTATCGACACCCAACACGACCCCGGTTACATTGAGTTTTCCCCCCCCAGTCCCCCTCCATTACAGCCAGGGGCGGTTGCCGTTGAGGAAGTTTTTTCCCCTACGGATCCCGGTTTTTCCAATTCTCCTTTGCCCCGACCTCCAGCCCCGAGCCCGGTAGATCCCTTTGCCACTGACCATGGCGATCGCCAGCCGGAAGAGCCCAGCCAGGTTAAAGACACATTGCCTGCGATGGATCCGGTACAGCAAATTGTTAGCATGATTATGCACCTTTCCCCGGGGGCCAAAACTAGATTAATGAGGGATTTAGCTCAGTTACCGGAATTGAGCAATCAGTTTCTCACGGCGATCGCCGACCGCCTCAAAACCTCTGGAAATTGA
- a CDS encoding response regulator: MSELKILIVDDEPHIVILLEEVFELLVEEYEVELLTAMDGEQALALAAEHRPQLVILDVMLPKISGLAVCQGIKENPDLAGTTVILLTAKGQQFDRQVGLAMGADCYVTKPFRPRDLLAQAKEILGIGED; this comes from the coding sequence ATGTCTGAACTGAAAATCCTAATTGTTGACGATGAACCCCACATTGTAATTCTGCTGGAAGAGGTGTTTGAACTTTTGGTGGAAGAATATGAGGTGGAACTGTTAACTGCCATGGATGGGGAACAAGCCCTGGCCCTAGCAGCTGAACATCGTCCTCAATTGGTGATTTTGGATGTAATGTTACCGAAGATTAGTGGTTTAGCGGTGTGTCAAGGCATTAAGGAAAACCCTGATTTAGCGGGTACGACGGTTATTTTGCTGACCGCCAAAGGTCAACAGTTCGATCGCCAGGTGGGGTTGGCCATGGGGGCGGATTGTTATGTGACTAAACCCTTTCGACCCAGGGATTTATTGGCCCAGGCCAAGGAAATTTTGGGCATTGGAGAAGACTGA
- a CDS encoding mechanosensitive ion channel family protein has product MLLSLGVAQAQPGKTLLSQLPPQIDLVEPVNPDLPLQNKAFNLGFEPDLSGRIGNLDYTTVRVDGEPIFLIAVPTGNANQEGDSSLSPIVYRQQRIESKFKEIVQRGFDPETLNVASSILNGAIIIQISDGKNLRPQILRTITKADADLYALTPEDLASETVEQVRNALIRARQERQPEALRRQIRIALVIIIIVLTVSLTVLFIYRWLGHRIHLLKMAINCLIKAEDQDQNFDYNNIDASIFSDIAAIPRYSFAFQVLDRIAIFIYYLSAYFKYILFGNVGWGDSKKHPPLAFSLNNQKIFENILELFQGKDFYDFLKNRLKQVVFTRRILIFFLFIIWIRGSAFLLQVFPNTRRLGRQLSGTPISLTLIWLSAIILIKISDFLIESFFHTIENDYAILQTAKYTRRKIRINTISSAIRGINIVICIFTAFVFSLSLFDVPVATVLAGAGIIGFAVSFGSQNLIKDLIAGISNLMSDAFAINDFVLIGEFEGVVEDTNLFVTRIRCPNGDLVTIPNGAIGTVCNQTKDWSRVDYSILVAADADPKKAIAVLQQVALGLYHDPWWHPKMIQAPELKGIEEVSHQGIRIRIWLKTLPGEQWDVARELRLRVNVAFASEGIAIGVPQQQWLM; this is encoded by the coding sequence TTGCTGCTGAGCCTAGGTGTTGCCCAGGCCCAACCGGGAAAAACTCTCCTTAGTCAACTACCGCCCCAAATTGACCTAGTGGAACCCGTCAACCCTGATCTTCCCCTACAAAATAAAGCTTTTAACCTAGGCTTTGAACCAGATTTATCCGGTAGAATTGGTAACTTGGATTACACTACCGTTAGGGTCGATGGGGAGCCAATTTTTTTAATTGCTGTGCCCACAGGAAATGCCAATCAAGAAGGAGATTCTTCCCTTAGTCCGATTGTTTATCGTCAACAACGTATTGAGAGTAAGTTTAAAGAAATTGTCCAGCGGGGCTTTGATCCAGAGACCTTGAACGTGGCTAGTTCCATTCTCAATGGAGCTATTATTATCCAAATTAGCGACGGCAAAAATCTTCGGCCACAAATTCTTCGGACCATTACCAAAGCCGATGCGGATTTATATGCCCTCACTCCGGAAGACTTGGCTTCAGAAACGGTGGAACAAGTCCGCAATGCCTTAATACGAGCGAGGCAGGAACGACAACCGGAAGCCCTGCGAAGACAAATAAGAATTGCTCTAGTTATCATCATTATTGTGCTCACAGTTTCCTTAACAGTACTCTTTATTTACCGTTGGCTGGGTCATAGAATTCATTTACTCAAAATGGCTATCAATTGTTTAATAAAAGCGGAGGATCAAGACCAAAATTTTGACTACAATAATATTGATGCTTCTATTTTTAGTGATATTGCAGCAATTCCTCGCTACTCCTTCGCTTTCCAAGTTCTAGACCGAATAGCAATTTTTATTTATTATCTCAGTGCTTACTTTAAATACATATTGTTTGGCAATGTTGGCTGGGGAGATAGCAAAAAACATCCCCCACTAGCCTTTTCTTTAAATAACCAGAAAATCTTTGAAAATATCCTCGAACTTTTCCAGGGCAAGGATTTTTATGATTTTCTCAAGAATCGCCTCAAGCAAGTAGTTTTTACCCGCAGAATCCTAATCTTTTTTCTCTTCATCATTTGGATTCGGGGCAGTGCTTTTTTGCTCCAAGTTTTCCCCAATACCAGACGTTTAGGCCGACAATTATCGGGTACCCCGATTTCCCTAACCTTAATTTGGTTATCTGCAATAATTTTAATCAAAATATCGGATTTTTTAATTGAGTCTTTTTTTCATACTATTGAAAATGATTATGCTATTTTACAAACTGCCAAATATACACGAAGAAAAATCAGAATTAATACTATCAGTAGTGCTATTAGAGGCATTAACATCGTCATCTGCATTTTCACTGCTTTTGTCTTTTCCCTTAGTTTGTTCGATGTGCCGGTGGCCACGGTACTGGCTGGGGCCGGGATTATTGGTTTTGCGGTGTCCTTCGGTTCCCAAAACTTGATCAAGGATTTAATTGCCGGTATTTCTAATCTGATGAGTGATGCGTTTGCCATTAATGATTTTGTTCTGATTGGCGAGTTTGAAGGGGTAGTGGAAGATACAAACCTATTTGTCACCCGCATCCGCTGTCCTAATGGAGATTTAGTCACCATTCCCAATGGGGCCATTGGCACTGTCTGTAATCAAACTAAGGATTGGTCGAGGGTAGACTATTCTATTCTGGTGGCCGCCGATGCAGACCCCAAAAAAGCGATCGCCGTTTTGCAACAGGTGGCATTGGGACTGTACCATGACCCCTGGTGGCATCCAAAAATGATTCAGGCCCCTGAGCTAAAGGGCATTGAGGAAGTTTCCCATCAAGGCATTAGGATTCGCATTTGGCTCAAAACCCTGCCGGGGGAACAGTGGGATGTGGCTAGGGAATTGCGACTACGGGTGA
- the cydB gene encoding cytochrome d ubiquinol oxidase subunit II, producing MGPLEPLQHFLPQVWFFILGLFLFLYVLLDGFDLGVGILSLTASTEERRSILMTSLGNVWDANETWLVLMGGSLFGAFPLAYATILNALYLPAVVMVVGLILRAVSFEFRENAHRKLVWNIAFGVGSFLAALGQGFALGSVFEGITVDAQGHFAGTMWDWFTWRSVIVALTLIQGYVLIGSTYLILKTEGELQKTYFKTATIATWTTLAGAVFITVSTPAFSEEARAQLFTAPLVYVFAAIPLLGLGLIGLLLRSLYLWEENTPIIWTFLVFSLSFIGLGFIIFPNIIPPSVTIYEAAAAPSSLVFMLTFIGFLIPILLFYNIYNYLVFRGKIVTD from the coding sequence ATGGGGCCTTTAGAACCGCTACAACATTTTTTACCCCAGGTGTGGTTTTTCATTTTGGGGCTTTTCCTTTTTCTTTATGTCCTACTGGACGGCTTTGATCTGGGGGTGGGTATTTTATCCCTCACCGCTTCCACGGAGGAACGCCGCAGTATTCTCATGACCAGTTTGGGTAACGTTTGGGATGCCAACGAAACCTGGCTGGTTTTGATGGGGGGATCATTATTTGGCGCTTTTCCCCTGGCCTACGCCACCATTTTGAATGCCCTTTATTTACCCGCTGTAGTTATGGTGGTGGGTTTAATTCTCCGGGCTGTCTCGTTTGAGTTTCGGGAAAATGCCCATCGCAAATTGGTTTGGAATATTGCCTTTGGAGTAGGTAGTTTCCTGGCCGCATTGGGTCAAGGTTTTGCCCTCGGCAGTGTGTTTGAAGGCATTACCGTCGATGCCCAGGGACATTTTGCAGGCACCATGTGGGATTGGTTCACCTGGCGATCGGTCATTGTTGCCCTCACCCTCATCCAGGGCTATGTGCTGATCGGCTCCACCTATCTAATTTTGAAAACCGAAGGGGAATTGCAAAAAACCTACTTCAAAACGGCGACGATCGCCACTTGGACCACGTTAGCGGGGGCAGTGTTCATTACCGTTAGCACCCCAGCTTTTTCGGAAGAGGCCAGGGCCCAATTGTTTACCGCTCCGTTGGTGTATGTTTTTGCCGCCATTCCTTTACTGGGATTAGGGCTAATTGGGTTATTGTTGCGGAGTCTGTACCTGTGGGAAGAAAATACCCCTATTATCTGGACGTTTTTAGTCTTTTCCCTTTCCTTCATCGGTTTGGGCTTCATTATTTTTCCCAATATCATTCCCCCCAGTGTCACCATCTATGAAGCGGCGGCGGCCCCCAGTTCCCTGGTGTTTATGCTGACCTTCATCGGTTTTCTGATCCCCATTTTGCTGTTCTACAACATCTACAATTACCTGGTTTTTCGGGGAAAAATTGTCACCGACTAA
- a CDS encoding VOC family protein, which yields MHHVSIRTANIHRAIAFYELLGFTLGERFTTGYTLACWLTGLGGRIELIQIPEPRPAPDAFTDEHYVGYYHLSFDLTNQVKSLPEWLEKLTGQFAEACQINPEQIEPLKILLPPQQQQIGDHIYEVLFIADSDNLPLEFIRCQTAPKE from the coding sequence ATGCACCATGTTTCTATTCGTACTGCTAATATCCACCGGGCGATCGCCTTTTACGAACTACTAGGTTTTACTCTTGGGGAAAGATTCACCACTGGTTACACCTTAGCTTGCTGGCTCACTGGTTTGGGAGGACGCATTGAATTAATTCAAATTCCTGAGCCTAGACCAGCCCCCGATGCCTTTACTGATGAGCATTATGTGGGTTATTACCATCTTTCCTTTGATTTAACTAACCAGGTAAAAAGTTTGCCTGAATGGCTAGAAAAATTAACGGGGCAATTTGCCGAAGCCTGCCAGATTAATCCAGAACAAATTGAACCATTAAAAATTCTTTTACCCCCCCAGCAACAACAAATTGGTGATCATATTTATGAAGTTTTATTCATTGCTGACAGTGATAACCTCCCTTTGGAATTTATTCGTTGTCAGACTGCACCCAAAGAGTAA
- a CDS encoding tRNA (5-methylaminomethyl-2-thiouridine)(34)-methyltransferase MnmD, with amino-acid sequence MAPFTPQLTADGSFTFYSPQFGETFHSQRGAKAEADEKFVHPCLLPQLAEERSHLTIIDVCYGLGYNTAAALTAIWEVNPHCHVTLYGLENDLQVPRQAIANGLLQGWPDLVQEILQDLAQTETVSREFLTAHLAIGDARQTLLSVVPQNIGADAIFLDPFSPPKCPQLWTVEFLRHLGDRLAPTGRLATYCSAAAVRHGLQLSGLSIATMGDGQPPHPRRRPLGTLASPQPLPPSTFAPWEMEHLQTKAAIPYRDPLGTDPAEVILARRQGEQSKSAWEPTSRWKKRWLNGEIDHCP; translated from the coding sequence GTGGCCCCTTTTACTCCCCAGTTGACGGCGGATGGTTCTTTTACGTTCTATTCGCCCCAGTTTGGGGAAACGTTCCATTCCCAGCGGGGTGCTAAGGCGGAGGCGGACGAAAAATTTGTTCATCCCTGCCTTTTACCCCAGTTAGCAGAAGAACGCTCCCACTTAACCATTATTGATGTCTGCTATGGCTTGGGCTACAACACAGCGGCAGCCCTGACGGCCATTTGGGAGGTTAATCCCCACTGCCATGTCACCCTATACGGTCTGGAAAATGATCTGCAAGTGCCCCGCCAGGCGATCGCCAATGGTTTGCTCCAGGGTTGGCCAGATTTAGTGCAGGAGATTTTGCAGGATCTAGCCCAAACAGAAACGGTTAGCAGGGAATTTTTAACAGCCCATCTGGCGATCGGAGATGCTCGACAAACATTGCTGTCCGTGGTTCCCCAGAATATAGGGGCTGACGCCATTTTTTTAGATCCTTTTTCTCCCCCCAAATGTCCTCAGCTCTGGACGGTGGAGTTTTTGCGTCATCTAGGCGATCGCTTGGCTCCAACAGGCCGTTTAGCCACCTATTGCAGTGCAGCGGCGGTGCGCCATGGTTTACAACTGTCGGGACTGTCCATTGCCACCATGGGAGACGGCCAACCGCCCCATCCCCGTCGTCGGCCCCTGGGTACCCTGGCGAGCCCCCAACCATTGCCCCCATCGACATTTGCCCCATGGGAAATGGAACATCTGCAAACTAAGGCGGCCATACCCTACCGTGATCCCCTGGGGACAGACCCGGCGGAGGTAATCCTAGCCCGTCGTCAAGGGGAACAGAGCAAAAGTGCATGGGAACCCACCAGCCGTTGGAAAAAACGTTGGCTCAACGGGGAAATTGACCATTGCCCCTAA